From Chryseobacterium sp. IHB B 17019, one genomic window encodes:
- a CDS encoding helix-turn-helix domain-containing protein gives MSVLEKFGVEIFTQHNIFERIAVDKPFRPENPAFIFIKTGTIKLRQHFNDLELSANMFMVTDPQTVYEMISVSDDFQSRMVSYKREFISALSLRFNRLIGYRYFRQQMNRGVPFEPDEMELVWKSVNFLKYILDTETEILYKKEVVEHLFSVFCYQMAGIISKEDANSMSQMSRQEEIVFIFLNDLATNHNTERTVEFYAERQSITTRHLSSVVKTITGKSASQIIALIVMNEAKVLLNSSNKPVSEISSILGFSDQYSFSHFFKKHSGESPSQYRNQFES, from the coding sequence ATGTCTGTCCTAGAAAAATTCGGCGTTGAAATTTTTACCCAACATAATATTTTCGAGAGAATAGCTGTCGATAAGCCTTTTCGTCCTGAAAATCCGGCGTTTATCTTTATTAAAACAGGTACGATAAAACTTCGCCAGCATTTCAATGACCTGGAACTTTCTGCAAATATGTTTATGGTGACGGATCCGCAGACGGTTTATGAAATGATTTCCGTAAGCGATGATTTTCAGTCGAGAATGGTCTCCTATAAAAGAGAATTTATTTCGGCTTTATCATTGAGGTTCAATAGATTAATTGGTTATCGTTACTTCAGGCAGCAGATGAATCGCGGTGTTCCTTTTGAGCCGGATGAAATGGAGCTTGTCTGGAAAAGTGTGAATTTCCTGAAATATATTTTAGATACAGAAACGGAAATTTTATATAAAAAAGAAGTTGTAGAGCATCTTTTCTCGGTTTTCTGTTATCAGATGGCAGGAATTATTTCAAAAGAAGATGCCAATTCCATGAGCCAGATGTCCAGACAGGAAGAAATTGTTTTTATTTTCTTAAATGATCTTGCGACAAATCATAATACCGAACGAACAGTGGAGTTCTACGCCGAACGACAATCCATTACAACCAGACATCTTTCGTCGGTAGTGAAAACGATCACGGGCAAATCCGCAAGCCAGATCATTGCTTTAATTGTAATGAATGAAGCAAAAGTGCTTTTAAATTCCTCCAATAAGCCGGTTTCGGAGATTTCTTCCATATTGGGGTTTAGTGATCAATATTCTTTTTCTCATTTTTTTAAGAAGCATTCCGGTGAAAGCCCTTCACAATATAGAAACCAGTTCGAAAGTTAA
- a CDS encoding SusC/RagA family TonB-linked outer membrane protein, translated as MKNFTTVLKIAPAFLLASTMIHAQIDSTAKEKKIEEVVLIGYGKQKKSDVTGSITSVTAKDFNGGATSAGQLIQGKTPGVQITNNSGAPGSGTAIRIRGTASLNGNNSPLIVIDGVPQDFVGVNGVSDPLSLINPNDIETFDILKDASATAIYGNRATNGVILITTKKGSTGRFRVNFSTVASISSKMGNVDVLNADEFRSFVNTYASDAYKAKLGNSNTNWQDLIYQDAWGTDNNVAFSGGIKGLPYRLSVGYNEQNGIVRTNSFRRTSVGLNLNPKFFDNHLSVNISTKGTFTDNRFVDGGIIKSATYFDPTQPIYSGNSDYGGYYEWLLNGGLNVNANANPLATMLANHDVSSVLRGLGNVQLDYKFHFLPDLHFNVNAGYDYTKSEGQKKVDARYKSGFNDKGSANLYTMEKKSKLLETYFNYVKNISAINTGIDLTAGYSYQDFITSIPGATTYRGVEPFITVGNNFETQNTLISFYGRAIFTIANKYIISGSLRRDGSSRFFNGTRDNLWGNFPGVSVAWKLSEESFIKNIASISTLKLRAGWGKTGQQELPALDGNKPFNYPAYAAYNPSGVGAGYQFGNQFYFMYRPNIYNPNLTWETTTTKNIGLDYGFLNNRITGSIDLFRKDTEDLLVNTNIAAGDLSNQNLLNVGNMKNSGIEGSITVIPVKNEKTTWEVSFNATHYKPEITKLLDRADATFNIPVGGIEGGSGNTIQAHAVGYAPNAFWVYQQVYDGSGKPVDGVYVDRNNDGIINTLDKYYYKSTTPDAILGFSTKLSVKEWDFGLSARAVLGNYVYNNAASNSSLQSASTNEYLQNVYSTAPVYQFQVPQYFSDLYIENASFLRLDNVNVGYNFGEVFTKGSNLKVYAMAQNVFVISKYSGIDPEVFGGIDNGYYQMPRIYSLGFNFQF; from the coding sequence GTGAAAAACTTTACAACGGTATTAAAAATTGCGCCTGCTTTTTTATTGGCCAGTACAATGATACATGCGCAGATAGACTCTACGGCAAAAGAGAAAAAAATAGAGGAAGTTGTTTTGATTGGGTACGGAAAACAGAAGAAATCTGATGTTACAGGATCTATAACTTCTGTTACGGCAAAGGATTTTAATGGAGGAGCCACTTCTGCAGGACAATTGATTCAGGGGAAAACACCAGGTGTTCAGATTACGAATAACAGTGGTGCACCGGGATCGGGAACGGCAATAAGAATCAGAGGAACCGCTTCTTTGAATGGTAATAATTCGCCATTAATTGTAATTGATGGTGTTCCACAGGATTTTGTGGGTGTAAATGGAGTGTCAGATCCATTATCATTAATTAACCCAAATGATATTGAAACTTTTGATATCCTTAAGGATGCTTCTGCAACTGCAATCTATGGTAACCGTGCTACAAACGGGGTTATCTTGATAACGACAAAGAAAGGAAGCACAGGGAGATTTAGAGTGAATTTTTCAACAGTAGCATCTATTTCCAGTAAAATGGGTAATGTAGATGTTCTGAATGCTGATGAATTTAGAAGTTTCGTTAATACGTATGCTTCGGATGCTTATAAAGCAAAATTAGGGAATTCAAATACCAATTGGCAGGACTTAATTTATCAAGACGCTTGGGGAACAGACAATAATGTTGCTTTTTCAGGAGGAATTAAAGGTTTGCCTTATCGTTTATCTGTTGGATATAACGAGCAAAATGGTATTGTAAGAACGAACTCTTTTAGAAGAACATCAGTTGGCTTGAACTTAAATCCTAAGTTTTTTGATAATCATTTATCTGTTAACATAAGTACAAAAGGGACATTTACAGATAACAGATTTGTTGATGGTGGTATTATTAAGTCTGCTACCTATTTTGATCCGACTCAACCAATATATTCAGGAAATTCTGATTACGGTGGTTATTATGAATGGTTATTAAATGGGGGGCTGAATGTAAACGCTAATGCCAATCCATTAGCAACAATGTTGGCAAATCACGATGTATCTTCGGTTTTAAGAGGTTTGGGGAATGTTCAGTTGGACTATAAATTCCATTTTCTTCCGGATTTACATTTTAATGTGAATGCAGGATATGATTACACCAAAAGTGAAGGGCAGAAGAAGGTTGATGCCAGATATAAATCAGGATTCAATGATAAAGGAAGTGCTAATCTATATACCATGGAGAAGAAAAGTAAATTGTTGGAGACTTATTTTAATTATGTTAAAAATATTTCAGCAATTAATACAGGAATAGATCTTACTGCAGGATATTCTTACCAGGATTTTATTACTTCTATTCCGGGTGCTACTACTTATAGAGGAGTAGAACCTTTTATAACTGTCGGAAATAATTTTGAAACTCAAAATACCTTAATATCTTTCTACGGTAGAGCAATTTTTACGATCGCCAATAAGTATATCATTTCAGGGTCATTAAGAAGAGACGGCTCATCAAGATTCTTTAATGGTACAAGAGACAATCTTTGGGGTAATTTCCCAGGAGTTTCTGTTGCATGGAAATTAAGTGAAGAAAGCTTTATTAAAAATATTGCATCAATAAGCACATTGAAATTAAGAGCAGGATGGGGAAAAACAGGACAGCAGGAATTACCGGCTTTAGATGGAAATAAACCATTTAATTATCCGGCATACGCGGCATACAATCCAAGTGGAGTTGGGGCTGGATATCAGTTTGGAAATCAGTTTTATTTCATGTATCGTCCTAATATTTATAATCCAAATCTTACTTGGGAAACCACTACAACAAAAAACATTGGATTGGATTACGGATTTTTAAATAACAGAATTACCGGTTCTATCGATTTATTCAGAAAGGATACGGAAGATTTATTGGTAAATACAAATATCGCAGCTGGAGATTTGAGTAACCAAAACCTACTGAATGTAGGAAATATGAAAAATAGTGGGATTGAAGGTAGTATCACTGTGATTCCAGTGAAAAATGAAAAAACTACTTGGGAAGTTAGTTTCAATGCAACTCATTATAAACCAGAAATAACTAAGCTTCTTGATAGAGCCGATGCAACATTTAATATTCCTGTCGGAGGAATTGAAGGTGGTTCCGGAAATACAATCCAGGCGCATGCTGTTGGCTACGCTCCTAACGCTTTCTGGGTGTATCAACAAGTGTATGACGGAAGTGGAAAACCGGTTGACGGAGTTTATGTTGACAGAAACAATGATGGTATTATTAATACTTTAGATAAATATTACTACAAATCAACAACACCGGATGCTATTTTAGGTTTTTCAACAAAATTATCTGTAAAAGAATGGGATTTTGGATTAAGTGCGAGAGCTGTATTAGGGAATTATGTCTATAATAATGCTGCTTCAAATAGCTCACTGCAATCTGCATCTACCAATGAATATTTGCAAAATGTATACTCAACGGCACCTGTTTACCAATTTCAGGTTCCGCAGTATTTTTCAGATTTATATATAGAAAATGCATCTTTTTTAAGATTGGATAATGTAAATGTTGGATACAATTTTGGTGAGGTTTTCACTAAAGGAAGCAATCTTAAAGTGTATGCTATGGCTCAGAATGTTTTTGTTATTTCAAAATATTCTGGCATTGACCCTGAGGTTTTTGGAGGAATAGATAATGGGTATTATCAGATGCCGAGAATTTATTCATTAGGTTTTAATTTTCAATTTTAA
- a CDS encoding DUF2891 domain-containing protein, which translates to MKKSLFALIFSPFLILAQEASKLTDEMAIKLSEKPLHCINQEYPNKTAHIINTANEVPLSPKDLHPSFYGCFDWHSSVHGHWMLVRLLKTKPNLSVAKDIENILENSFKKENLQTEADYFTKYQLTTTFERTYGWAWLLKLDEELTTWDNPKAKIWHQNLKPLTDKILTSWKTYLPKQTYPNRTGVHPNTAFAMAFAIDWARANKDKDFENQLIEKAKYFYLKDEKTPAYLEPDGSDFFSPSLEIADLMRRVLPQKEFVQWLNKFYEKRSLENIEKIPVVSDLSDYQTVHLVGLSFTKAWCMKGIAKSLSDGHPLKKDFQKTATVFLNNGLPLLFQGNYGGDHWLASFAVYALED; encoded by the coding sequence TCATTGCATCAATCAGGAATATCCAAATAAAACGGCGCATATCATCAATACAGCCAACGAAGTTCCGTTGAGCCCGAAAGATTTGCATCCGAGCTTTTATGGCTGCTTCGACTGGCACAGCTCTGTTCATGGACATTGGATGCTGGTGCGATTATTAAAAACCAAACCGAATTTATCTGTAGCCAAAGACATTGAAAATATTCTTGAAAATTCATTTAAAAAAGAAAATCTTCAAACAGAGGCAGATTATTTCACAAAATATCAGCTAACAACCACTTTTGAAAGAACGTACGGATGGGCTTGGCTGTTGAAATTAGACGAAGAACTAACAACCTGGGACAATCCAAAAGCGAAAATATGGCATCAGAATTTAAAACCTTTAACGGATAAAATCTTGACTTCATGGAAAACATATCTGCCTAAGCAAACCTACCCAAACAGAACCGGAGTTCACCCGAATACAGCCTTTGCAATGGCTTTTGCAATAGATTGGGCAAGAGCAAATAAGGATAAAGATTTTGAAAATCAATTAATAGAAAAAGCAAAATATTTTTATTTAAAAGATGAAAAAACGCCTGCCTATCTTGAACCGGACGGTTCGGATTTCTTTTCGCCGAGTCTGGAAATTGCAGATTTAATGAGAAGGGTTCTTCCTCAAAAAGAATTTGTACAATGGTTAAATAAATTCTATGAAAAGCGAAGTTTAGAGAATATTGAAAAGATTCCTGTGGTGAGTGATCTCAGTGATTATCAGACTGTTCATTTGGTTGGGCTGTCTTTCACAAAAGCCTGGTGCATGAAAGGAATTGCAAAGTCCCTTTCAGACGGCCATCCATTAAAAAAAGATTTCCAAAAAACAGCGACTGTATTTTTAAATAATGGTCTGCCATTATTATTTCAAGGAAATTACGGCGGAGATCACTGGCTGGCCAGTTTTGCCGTTTATGCTTTGGAAGATTAA
- a CDS encoding class I SAM-dependent methyltransferase, which translates to MKDLMGKAIWDYYHNENPEDLQTETSISELDELPVDYLFRDFEEMNQIEQKALQLSQGKTLDIGAGAGSHSLYLQNERNLDVTALDISPKSIEICKLRGIKKVVSKNMLDFSGETFDTILLLMNGTGIFESLSKIDIYLKKLHSLINENGQILIDSTDILYMFDRDEDGGVYIPAGGYYGELDYVVHYKGDSEDPIKWLYLDFNTLKNAAENNGFIIEKVMQDEDSYLARLMKR; encoded by the coding sequence ATGAAAGACTTAATGGGTAAAGCAATCTGGGATTATTACCACAACGAAAATCCAGAAGATCTGCAGACTGAAACTTCAATTTCCGAATTGGATGAACTTCCGGTCGATTATCTTTTCCGTGATTTCGAGGAAATGAATCAAATCGAACAAAAAGCACTACAATTATCTCAGGGAAAAACGTTGGACATTGGGGCTGGTGCGGGTTCCCATTCTTTATATCTTCAGAACGAAAGAAATCTTGATGTGACAGCATTAGATATTTCACCAAAATCCATTGAAATTTGTAAATTAAGAGGCATTAAAAAAGTTGTTTCCAAAAATATGCTTGATTTTTCGGGAGAAACCTTCGATACGATTTTGTTATTGATGAACGGAACCGGAATCTTTGAAAGTCTTTCAAAAATTGATATTTACCTTAAAAAATTACATTCTTTAATCAACGAAAATGGTCAGATCTTGATTGACAGCACAGATATTTTGTACATGTTCGATCGTGATGAAGACGGGGGAGTTTACATTCCGGCAGGTGGATATTATGGTGAGCTGGATTATGTGGTTCATTATAAAGGCGATTCGGAAGATCCGATAAAATGGTTGTATTTAGACTTTAATACGTTGAAAAATGCTGCGGAAAATAATGGTTTTATCATAGAAAAAGTGATGCAGGATGAGGATTCTTATTTGGCGAGACTTATGAAGAGATAA
- a CDS encoding Mpo1 family 2-hydroxy fatty acid dioxygenase, whose amino-acid sequence MRKIDLLLAEYGESHRNGTNKLIHWICVPLIFWTILGFISYIPTPNIYLKYFGFLSIASFIALVLVTIFYFHLSWRIAIIMIFVMLLMEHFVSLANVTFGTKSWILYLAVFVITWILQFVGHKIEGKKPSFLKDLQFLLIGPIWLLSFILKKLGIRY is encoded by the coding sequence ATGAGAAAGATTGATTTATTACTTGCAGAATACGGCGAAAGTCACAGAAATGGGACCAACAAATTGATTCACTGGATTTGTGTTCCCTTGATTTTCTGGACGATTTTAGGTTTTATTTCATATATCCCAACCCCGAATATTTATTTAAAATATTTTGGTTTTCTGAGTATTGCGAGTTTTATTGCATTGGTTTTAGTCACCATTTTTTACTTCCATTTATCATGGAGAATTGCAATAATTATGATTTTTGTAATGCTTTTAATGGAACATTTTGTATCACTCGCCAACGTCACTTTCGGAACAAAATCATGGATTCTTTACCTGGCTGTTTTTGTGATTACCTGGATTTTACAATTTGTAGGTCATAAAATCGAAGGTAAAAAACCATCTTTCCTGAAAGACCTGCAATTTCTTCTGATAGGACCGATCTGGCTATTAAGTTTCATTCTTAAAAAACTGGGAATCAGATATTGA
- a CDS encoding HlyD family secretion protein encodes MENKEQNTQNTSSSQSSVLEKKKENKKNKIRAIISNIVVFLIIGFGLYWLVREYFHVGDKTYTEAAQVEEFINPINTRVSSYIKEIKFIEHQKVKKGDTLVILDDREILTQLGQAEAAYQNALAQKNATSSSVNTVSNNVNVMEANIAGAKARLWNAEQNLNRYKNLLASEAVTRQQYDQVKTEYDAQKAAYEALANQKQSANLSTTEVKSKLGINDAEIKRTKSALEMAKINLSYTVITAPYDGVMGRRTISEGQLIQPGQQVATIVLNGQKWVTANFLESQMPNIKIGEKMMMTADALDGQKFEGIVTAISAATGSKYSNVPTDNSTGNFIKVQQRIPVRIEFTASNKKEDIDKLSAGMNVNVNIN; translated from the coding sequence ATGGAAAATAAGGAACAAAATACTCAAAATACATCTTCATCACAATCAAGTGTTTTAGAGAAAAAGAAAGAAAATAAAAAGAACAAAATCAGGGCAATTATTTCCAATATTGTGGTGTTTCTGATCATCGGATTTGGATTATACTGGCTGGTTCGCGAGTACTTTCACGTTGGGGATAAAACATATACTGAAGCCGCTCAGGTAGAGGAATTTATCAACCCAATCAATACGAGAGTTTCGTCTTATATTAAAGAAATAAAGTTCATCGAACATCAAAAGGTTAAAAAAGGTGATACGTTGGTGATTCTTGATGATCGTGAAATTTTAACACAATTAGGCCAGGCCGAAGCCGCATATCAGAATGCTTTAGCCCAAAAAAATGCGACAAGTTCGTCTGTAAACACAGTTTCCAACAACGTAAATGTGATGGAAGCCAATATTGCAGGAGCAAAAGCTAGACTTTGGAATGCCGAACAGAATTTAAACAGATATAAAAACTTGTTGGCTTCGGAAGCGGTAACCAGACAGCAGTATGATCAGGTAAAAACAGAGTATGACGCACAGAAAGCAGCTTACGAAGCTTTGGCTAATCAAAAACAGTCCGCAAATCTTTCTACTACGGAAGTGAAAAGCAAACTAGGAATCAACGATGCCGAAATCAAAAGAACAAAATCCGCTCTTGAAATGGCAAAAATCAACCTTTCGTATACGGTAATCACTGCGCCTTACGATGGCGTGATGGGAAGAAGAACGATCTCTGAAGGCCAACTGATCCAGCCGGGCCAACAGGTCGCAACCATAGTTTTAAACGGACAAAAATGGGTGACAGCCAACTTTTTGGAAAGCCAGATGCCGAACATCAAAATAGGAGAGAAAATGATGATGACCGCTGATGCTTTGGATGGACAAAAATTTGAAGGAATCGTAACGGCAATTTCTGCGGCAACGGGTTCAAAATATTCAAATGTTCCGACGGATAATTCTACAGGTAATTTCATTAAAGTGCAGCAAAGAATTCCCGTAAGAATTGAGTTTACGGCTTCCAATAAAAAAGAAGATATTGATAAGCTGAGCGCTGGAATGAATGTTAATGTGAATATTAATTAA
- a CDS encoding TolC family protein — protein MVKNIKAAVSLVIAIFPALFFSQEIKQMTANDVAELAVQNHQQLKVSAQNIDIAKQNTNVAKLQKLPTITASMSQFYLGDVVAIDKDFSNSTNIPMPHYGSSYAVQATQLIFKGGLVNKSIELAGLREQLSKLDLEKNKQDVKFLVISNYLDIYKIINQQEVFKNNKKLAQERLKNIQKFYQQGMVTRNEVIRAELAIKNLDQGILTLINNRKILNYNLNIALGLNSDTEIVPVENLNNKESGIGMGYYLNLAHESNPLIQSAKTNIDVADKNIEIIKTDKMPTLAGFGGYSLQRPITNRNPVLDMYSGGWQTGISLSYNIDNLYKIKERVKLGELQKTQANDAMTLTQQNIDMGVNTAYVKYQESIQQAEILNDAKKLAEENYKITEAKYLNQLAVQAEMIDAQNQKLQSELDYANAEINVLYQYYNLLKSTGTL, from the coding sequence ATGGTAAAGAATATAAAAGCAGCAGTATCACTAGTGATAGCGATCTTTCCTGCGCTGTTTTTTTCCCAAGAAATAAAACAGATGACAGCAAATGACGTTGCCGAGCTCGCTGTACAAAATCATCAGCAATTAAAAGTTTCGGCACAGAATATTGACATTGCAAAACAAAATACAAATGTTGCAAAGCTCCAGAAATTACCGACTATAACGGCTTCTATGAGCCAGTTTTATTTGGGTGATGTAGTGGCAATCGACAAAGATTTTTCAAATTCCACCAATATTCCGATGCCGCATTATGGAAGTTCTTATGCCGTTCAGGCGACACAATTAATCTTCAAAGGCGGATTGGTGAATAAATCGATTGAACTGGCCGGACTTCGGGAGCAGCTTTCCAAACTGGATTTAGAAAAAAATAAACAGGATGTGAAATTTTTAGTGATTTCAAACTATCTGGACATCTATAAAATTATAAATCAGCAGGAAGTTTTTAAAAATAACAAAAAGCTGGCTCAGGAAAGATTAAAAAATATTCAGAAGTTTTATCAGCAGGGAATGGTGACTCGAAATGAAGTTATTCGTGCCGAGCTGGCTATTAAAAATTTAGATCAAGGAATTTTGACTTTAATTAATAATCGTAAAATTCTTAATTATAATTTAAATATTGCTTTGGGTTTAAATTCTGATACTGAGATTGTTCCGGTGGAAAATTTAAATAACAAGGAATCCGGAATAGGAATGGGTTATTATCTCAATCTTGCCCACGAAAGCAATCCGTTGATACAATCTGCAAAAACAAATATTGATGTTGCAGATAAAAATATAGAAATTATAAAAACGGATAAAATGCCTACTCTGGCGGGTTTTGGAGGCTATTCTCTACAAAGGCCGATTACCAATAGAAATCCTGTTTTGGATATGTATTCCGGAGGTTGGCAGACCGGTATTTCTCTAAGCTATAATATTGATAATCTGTATAAAATAAAAGAAAGAGTGAAGCTGGGGGAACTTCAAAAAACTCAGGCTAACGATGCAATGACGCTGACTCAGCAAAACATTGATATGGGAGTAAATACAGCTTATGTAAAATATCAGGAATCTATCCAACAGGCTGAGATTCTTAACGATGCAAAAAAACTGGCGGAAGAAAACTATAAGATTACAGAAGCTAAGTATCTGAACCAGTTAGCAGTACAGGCCGAAATGATTGATGCACAAAACCAAAAATTACAGTCGGAATTAGATTATGCCAACGCAGAAATCAATGTTCTGTATCAATATTATAACCTTCTAAAATCAACCGGAACACTTTAA
- the metG gene encoding methionine--tRNA ligase, giving the protein MSNRKMITAALPYANGPVHIGHLAGVYIPADVYARFQRRLGKDVAFICGSDEHGIPITIRAKKEGVTPQDIVDKYHEIIKKSFSDLGISFDEYSRTTSKKHYETSQDFFKVLYEKGKFTEEVSEQYFDEQAGEFLADRYIVGTCPNCGNENAYGDQCERCGSTLSPSELINPKSMLSGNVPILKETKNWYLPLNDYEDFLNEWIIEGHKDDWKPNVYGQVKSWLNDGLKPRAMTRDLNWGVPVPLPNAEGKVLYVWFDAPIGYISFTKEWAEKNGKDWKDYWQSEGSDLVHFIGKDNIVFHCIIFPAMMKAHGDYIMPKNVPAFEFLNLENDKISTSRNWAVWAHEYVEEFPGQQDVLRYALLSSAPETKDNNFTWKDFQTKNNSELVGIFGNFINRVAVLIHKYYDGIVPQGDMNSPELKEINKSAKEISGFLENYEFRNSLTALMNLARFGNQYLQTEEPWKTIKDNPEKAAQSLFVGAQIAVALAQLCEPFMPFSSEKLLNMFNVEKQSWSDVETKSVLIETGHKINESSLLFSKIEDDVIEAQIQKLEDTKQSNKKTNPNANPMKEEITFDDFTKIDLRTATILEAEKVEKADKLLKLKVDTGVDVRTVVSGIAESFTPEEVIGKQVMILLNLAPRKIRGIESQGMLLLTTKADGKLSFVTPDETVENGIEIG; this is encoded by the coding sequence ATGTCAAACAGAAAGATGATTACGGCAGCTTTGCCTTACGCAAACGGGCCGGTTCATATAGGGCATTTGGCAGGTGTTTATATTCCTGCGGATGTTTACGCAAGATTTCAGAGAAGATTAGGAAAAGATGTAGCATTTATCTGTGGATCAGATGAGCACGGGATTCCTATTACCATAAGAGCTAAAAAAGAAGGAGTTACGCCTCAGGATATCGTCGACAAATACCATGAAATCATTAAAAAATCTTTTTCAGATTTAGGGATTTCATTTGATGAATATTCACGGACGACTTCAAAAAAACATTACGAAACCAGTCAGGATTTCTTTAAAGTTCTTTATGAAAAAGGAAAATTCACGGAAGAGGTTTCCGAACAGTATTTTGATGAGCAGGCAGGAGAGTTCCTGGCAGACCGATACATCGTAGGAACCTGCCCGAACTGTGGTAACGAAAACGCTTACGGAGATCAGTGTGAGAGATGCGGTTCTACCCTTTCGCCGTCTGAACTGATTAATCCAAAATCAATGTTAAGCGGAAACGTTCCTATTCTTAAAGAAACTAAAAACTGGTATCTTCCATTAAACGATTACGAAGATTTCCTTAATGAATGGATCATTGAGGGACATAAAGACGATTGGAAACCCAACGTTTACGGACAGGTTAAATCTTGGTTAAACGATGGTTTAAAACCTCGTGCCATGACCCGAGATTTAAACTGGGGCGTTCCTGTTCCTCTTCCGAATGCAGAGGGAAAAGTACTTTACGTATGGTTTGATGCACCAATCGGATATATTTCTTTCACCAAAGAATGGGCGGAGAAAAACGGAAAAGACTGGAAAGATTACTGGCAAAGCGAAGGAAGTGATTTGGTTCACTTCATCGGAAAGGATAATATTGTGTTCCACTGTATTATTTTCCCTGCAATGATGAAGGCTCACGGAGATTACATCATGCCGAAAAATGTTCCTGCTTTTGAATTTCTTAACCTTGAAAATGATAAAATTTCAACCTCAAGAAACTGGGCTGTTTGGGCACATGAATATGTTGAGGAATTCCCTGGGCAACAGGATGTCTTGAGATATGCACTACTTTCCTCCGCTCCGGAAACTAAGGATAATAATTTTACATGGAAAGATTTCCAGACGAAAAATAATTCTGAATTGGTAGGAATTTTTGGAAATTTTATCAACAGGGTTGCCGTTCTTATTCATAAATATTATGATGGAATTGTTCCTCAAGGTGACATGAATTCTCCTGAATTAAAGGAAATCAATAAATCAGCAAAAGAAATTTCAGGGTTTTTAGAAAATTATGAATTCAGAAATTCTTTAACAGCTTTAATGAATTTAGCACGTTTCGGAAACCAATATCTTCAGACTGAAGAGCCTTGGAAAACAATTAAAGACAATCCTGAAAAAGCGGCACAGTCTTTATTTGTCGGAGCTCAGATTGCGGTTGCACTAGCTCAATTATGTGAACCGTTTATGCCTTTCAGTTCTGAGAAATTACTGAATATGTTCAACGTTGAAAAACAAAGCTGGAGTGATGTTGAAACAAAATCTGTTTTAATTGAAACCGGACATAAAATCAACGAATCATCCCTTCTTTTCTCAAAAATCGAAGATGATGTTATTGAAGCTCAAATTCAAAAGCTAGAAGACACGAAACAAAGCAATAAAAAAACAAACCCTAACGCCAACCCAATGAAAGAAGAAATCACTTTTGATGATTTTACGAAAATCGACCTGAGAACAGCAACTATTTTAGAAGCTGAAAAAGTAGAAAAAGCTGATAAATTGTTGAAACTTAAAGTTGACACCGGTGTTGATGTAAGAACTGTGGTTTCAGGGATTGCAGAAAGTTTCACTCCGGAAGAGGTTATCGGAAAGCAAGTGATGATTTTATTGAATCTTGCTCCAAGAAAAATCAGAGGAATTGAGTCTCAGGGAATGTTGTTATTGACAACGAAAGCAGATGGTAAGTTATCTTTTGTGACGCCTGACGAAACGGTGGAAAACGGTATTGAGATTGGATAA